The following coding sequences are from one Candidatus Methylomirabilota bacterium window:
- a CDS encoding 2-C-methyl-D-erythritol 4-phosphate cytidylyltransferase translates to MRIEPAWAVIPAAGRGVRMGRKKLGIAVAGRPILCWTLDVFEAMPAVQGVVVVVPAEDVGAWRRRLRPCHKVRAVVAGGTERQESVARGLAAVPTDADWIVVHDGVRPCVTPELVTGVLAEARAHGAAVAALPIAETLKRAAEGW, encoded by the coding sequence GTGAGAATCGAGCCGGCGTGGGCGGTGATCCCCGCCGCGGGGCGAGGGGTCCGCATGGGGCGGAAGAAGCTCGGGATCGCCGTGGCCGGGCGCCCGATCCTCTGCTGGACCCTGGATGTCTTCGAGGCGATGCCAGCCGTCCAGGGCGTGGTCGTCGTGGTTCCGGCGGAAGACGTCGGAGCCTGGCGCCGCCGGCTCCGCCCCTGTCACAAAGTGCGCGCCGTGGTGGCCGGGGGCACCGAGCGGCAGGAATCGGTCGCTCGGGGCCTCGCCGCGGTCCCGACCGACGCTGACTGGATCGTCGTCCACGACGGGGTCCGGCCCTGCGTGACGCCCGAGCTCGTGACGGGTGTCCTGGCCGAAGCCCGCGCGCACGGTGCCGCGGTCGCGGCCCTGCCCATCGCGGAGACGCTGAAGCGCGCGGCGGAGGGCTGG
- a CDS encoding ABC transporter substrate-binding protein has product MSLRRGLFLAVAAALVAAPGETAAQPPAKAVRIGLLCAVSCLDPPLESSASGKALVQALRDLGYVEGERVIFDFRGAGVRYGRLSRVARELVERKVDLILVAEGSAAARAAQQVTRTIPIVLVGVPDAVELGLVASLARPGGNVTGITLPFTELAGKQLEFVKEAVPGLTRVAVLSNPDNPDHGPAVRGLESAARSVRVQLEVLKARGHADFEAAFSAMTRARAGAVLVLPDPVLFGGGQITSLAIRYRVPAVSPGNSAGPGRADFAARGGLMTYGPSGPEMYRRAAVFVDRIVKGTKPDELPVEQPSRYELVINMSTARALGLAIPESLILRAERVIR; this is encoded by the coding sequence ATGAGCCTGCGCCGGGGCCTCTTCCTAGCCGTGGCCGCCGCGCTCGTCGCGGCGCCGGGGGAGACGGCCGCGCAGCCGCCGGCCAAGGCCGTCCGGATTGGGCTCCTCTGCGCGGTCAGTTGCTTGGATCCGCCTCTCGAGTCATCCGCCTCCGGCAAGGCACTGGTCCAGGCGCTGCGCGATCTTGGCTACGTGGAGGGCGAGCGGGTCATCTTTGATTTCCGCGGGGCGGGCGTTCGATACGGCCGGCTCTCGCGCGTCGCGAGGGAGCTGGTGGAGCGCAAGGTCGACCTGATTCTCGTCGCGGAGGGCTCGGCGGCGGCCCGGGCGGCCCAGCAGGTGACCCGAACGATCCCGATCGTCCTGGTGGGCGTCCCCGACGCCGTCGAGCTGGGACTGGTGGCCAGTCTCGCGCGGCCAGGCGGAAACGTCACCGGGATCACGCTGCCGTTCACCGAGCTGGCGGGGAAGCAGCTCGAGTTCGTCAAGGAGGCCGTGCCGGGGCTCACGCGGGTGGCCGTGCTGTCAAATCCCGACAACCCGGACCACGGCCCGGCCGTCCGGGGGCTCGAGTCCGCCGCCCGCTCCGTGCGCGTGCAGCTGGAGGTTCTGAAGGCGCGGGGCCACGCCGATTTCGAGGCCGCATTTTCGGCGATGACGCGGGCGCGCGCCGGGGCGGTGCTCGTCCTGCCCGATCCGGTCCTTTTCGGCGGCGGCCAGATCACGAGCCTGGCGATCAGGTACCGGGTCCCGGCCGTTTCGCCGGGGAACAGTGCCGGACCGGGGCGGGCGGACTTCGCGGCGAGGGGAGGCCTCATGACCTACGGCCCGAGCGGTCCCGAGATGTACCGGCGGGCGGCCGTCTTCGTGGACCGAATCGTGAAGGGCACGAAGCCGGACGAGCTGCCGGTCGAGCAGCCGTCGCGCTACGAGCTGGTGATCAACATGTCGACCGCGAGGGCGCTCGGCCTCGCGATCCCCGAGTCGCTGATCCTCCGCGCCGAACGGGTGATCCGGTGA